One window from the genome of bacterium encodes:
- a CDS encoding M28 family metallopeptidase → MKMFDLIRHLEGQTDLRRRELLLQQMALRKWDFQLQEYIYSGQSGCNIIVDINDVPDPSILLVAHYDCFAGSPGANDDASAIAVLIDAAERLQLESLEYHLRIVFFDDEEPTHLWNEPVGSRIYVEEFGVRNLHAVLDFEMCGMGDAVGIWPVEGIEDQPILKQITNMMDRLKMPWDFGKRIPGFYADYLPFRRAGLLDSYCFTSFHWNERERVRQFSEGTYKSLLLRYAAWRLFRLPMIPKIFRHYHTASDRSEFLSEKTLERMSDLVYRMVMQLNFPSRS, encoded by the coding sequence ATGAAAATGTTCGACCTGATCCGGCATCTGGAAGGGCAAACCGACCTCCGGCGCAGAGAGCTTTTATTGCAACAGATGGCGCTCCGCAAATGGGACTTTCAACTGCAGGAGTACATCTACTCAGGCCAGAGTGGCTGCAACATCATCGTTGATATTAACGATGTTCCCGATCCGTCCATTCTTCTGGTGGCGCACTATGATTGTTTTGCCGGCAGCCCTGGCGCCAATGATGATGCTTCTGCTATCGCCGTTTTGATTGATGCCGCTGAAAGACTCCAACTGGAATCGCTCGAGTATCACCTGCGGATTGTCTTCTTTGACGATGAGGAACCGACTCACCTTTGGAACGAACCGGTGGGGTCGAGAATTTACGTCGAAGAATTTGGCGTGCGGAATCTTCATGCTGTTCTGGATTTCGAGATGTGCGGAATGGGAGATGCTGTCGGAATCTGGCCAGTCGAAGGCATTGAGGATCAGCCGATTCTGAAACAGATTACAAACATGATGGACAGGCTGAAGATGCCATGGGATTTCGGAAAACGAATACCCGGTTTTTATGCGGACTATTTGCCCTTTCGTAGAGCCGGTCTGCTTGACAGCTATTGTTTTACAAGCTTCCACTGGAATGAAAGAGAGCGTGTTCGCCAGTTCAGCGAAGGAACTTACAAGTCTCTATTGCTTCGGTATGCGGCATGGAGGCTCTTTCGCCTGCCGATGATTCCTAAAATTTTCAGACATTATCATACGGCGTCAGACCGGTCCGAATTTTTGTCGGAAAAAACTTTAGAGAGGATGTCCGATCTTGTTTACAGGATGGTCATGCAACTGAATTTCCCCAGCCGGTCTTAA
- a CDS encoding NYN domain-containing protein, which produces MTDDHSLAMFVDFENLAIGLRDRPRVRFQIDLVLKRLVEKGKVIVKKAYADWYSYDAYKKDLHEAGIELIEIPRRGHAGKNSADIRLCVDAMDLCYSKHHIDTFVILSGDSDFSPLVSKLKENGKHVIGLAMKDATSDLLVANCDEFIYYEDLERPIGQAPAIRKDLPKKRKQAFQLLVDAIDGLVRENKEVLHSSMIKDSIKRKLPSFNESYHGYRSFTDLLEDAEKNGVIQLKTDPRSGTYVVTGFGKQD; this is translated from the coding sequence ATGACAGATGATCATTCGCTGGCTATGTTTGTGGATTTTGAAAACCTAGCAATTGGATTGCGCGATCGTCCACGCGTGCGCTTTCAGATCGATCTTGTTCTGAAGCGATTGGTGGAAAAGGGCAAGGTAATCGTCAAAAAGGCTTATGCAGATTGGTACAGTTACGATGCTTACAAAAAGGATTTGCATGAAGCTGGCATCGAATTGATTGAAATTCCAAGGCGGGGTCATGCTGGCAAAAACTCTGCGGATATACGCTTGTGCGTTGATGCAATGGACCTTTGTTATTCCAAACATCATATCGATACGTTTGTGATTCTCTCAGGAGATAGCGATTTTTCACCCCTTGTTTCAAAACTAAAAGAGAATGGCAAACACGTCATTGGACTTGCGATGAAAGACGCAACCTCAGATCTGCTTGTTGCCAATTGCGATGAGTTTATTTACTACGAAGATCTGGAAAGGCCGATTGGTCAGGCTCCGGCGATTCGAAAGGATCTACCCAAAAAAAGGAAACAAGCGTTTCAGCTTCTAGTCGATGCAATCGATGGATTGGTTCGTGAGAATAAGGAAGTTCTTCACTCCTCCATGATTAAGGATTCCATTAAACGGAAACTTCCTTCATTTAATGAGTCCTATCATGGGTATCGTAGTTTCACCGATCTATTGGAAGATGCAGAGAAGAACGGTGTGATTCAGCTAAAAACCGATCCGCGCTCCGGAACTTATGTCGTAACTGGTTTCGGAAAACAGGATTAA
- a CDS encoding glycosyltransferase, producing MKFEKHGPKIALYSPGMVGLGHIRRNLAIAEVLTQTPLNPAILLIAENREAAAFPIPKGVDCLTLPAYKKDADGIKTPRYLDIELDELIRLRSKIIQAAIEEFNPDVFVVDHLARGAFCELDGTLEALKHMGNTRCVLGLRDIIGDRDLVRATWNLDGTENRIRDYYHSVWVYGDSRICNLRKEYDLTSDVAAKICYTGYLDRSVRLEQAREQNHDPYPGLNLPPGRLVLCLVGGGQDGAHLACTFAMSRLPEDMNGIIVCGPFMAEEEQKKLKEIASGNSNLRILQFIGEPILLLNRADLIIAMGGYNTVSEILSFEKRSLIVPRTKRAPEQSIRADRLQRLGLIDSLPCEQLTPDALTWWLHRTDSGPVRVRDKICMDGLKRLPSLLTQLILYTSGEPARIGNFSRAVQ from the coding sequence GTGAAGTTTGAGAAGCACGGACCGAAAATAGCGCTTTACTCCCCGGGCATGGTGGGATTGGGGCATATTCGTCGCAATCTTGCCATCGCCGAAGTCCTTACACAGACACCGTTAAATCCCGCAATTTTGCTGATAGCCGAGAATCGCGAGGCTGCTGCGTTTCCTATTCCCAAAGGTGTCGATTGCCTGACCTTACCTGCATATAAAAAGGATGCAGACGGAATAAAAACCCCGCGTTATCTCGACATTGAACTGGACGAATTGATTCGGCTCCGTTCAAAGATTATTCAGGCAGCCATTGAGGAATTTAATCCCGACGTGTTTGTGGTAGACCATCTTGCTCGTGGAGCTTTCTGTGAATTGGACGGAACTCTGGAAGCGCTGAAACATATGGGGAACACCAGGTGCGTTCTCGGATTGCGCGACATCATAGGCGATCGCGATCTTGTCCGCGCGACGTGGAACCTTGATGGCACAGAAAATAGGATCCGCGATTACTACCATTCGGTTTGGGTTTATGGTGATTCTAGAATTTGCAACTTACGGAAGGAATACGATTTGACCTCCGATGTTGCGGCGAAGATCTGTTATACGGGTTATCTGGACCGAAGCGTAAGACTGGAACAGGCCCGAGAGCAAAACCACGATCCCTATCCTGGTTTGAATTTGCCTCCCGGACGTCTCGTGTTGTGTTTAGTGGGAGGGGGTCAAGACGGAGCGCATCTCGCCTGCACCTTTGCCATGTCGCGTTTGCCGGAAGACATGAATGGAATTATTGTTTGTGGCCCTTTCATGGCAGAAGAAGAGCAAAAAAAATTGAAGGAAATAGCTTCCGGAAATTCGAACTTGCGGATTCTGCAATTCATCGGAGAACCGATTTTGCTTTTGAATCGTGCAGATCTCATTATCGCGATGGGCGGATATAACACAGTTTCTGAAATTCTTTCTTTTGAGAAAAGGTCACTAATCGTGCCAAGAACAAAGCGTGCGCCCGAACAGTCGATACGTGCCGACCGTTTGCAGCGGTTGGGTTTGATCGACTCGCTGCCTTGCGAACAACTCACTCCTGATGCATTGACATGGTGGTTGCACCGAACGGATTCAGGTCCGGTCCGTGTCAGGGACAAGATTTGCATGGATGGCCTGAAGCGGCTTCCCTCTCTACTGACTCAGTTGATTCTCTACACCTCGGGGGAGCCAGCGCGCATCGGAAATTTCTCCAGGGCAGTTCAATAA
- a CDS encoding glycosyltransferase family 4 protein, giving the protein MRVAYILKRYPRYSETFVVNEILAHERAGSEIHIFSLLSPEDTHFQDILSKVRAPVTYLTAGRLNATDFWMAIQETSQVIPDLFQTLRVARGEEVRYVHQAILLAREIRSKKIEHIHCHFASAATSVGRLAAHFSSVPYTFTAHAKDIFHQDVQRRDLETKFQDADAVITVSQFNVQYLNELLGHQSNLHRIYNGLDLSRFPYSSPACRASEIIAVGRLVEKKGFDTLVEACSFLKDRGTEFQCKIIGAGELEQALASQIRTLGLEKRIELTGPLPQNQVIQLIQEASVLVAPCKNGSDGNRDGLPTVLLESMALGTPVVSTEVSGIPEILTDSATGLRVPQRDAGKLAAAILKLLRDPGLRMRLALAARERIERDFDISKNAAELRKFFDGHRNNSAVKADPITFDNLRNLVYF; this is encoded by the coding sequence ATGCGAGTTGCTTATATCTTAAAAAGGTATCCACGCTATTCTGAGACCTTTGTTGTCAATGAGATCCTTGCTCATGAAAGGGCCGGATCGGAAATCCATATTTTTTCATTACTTTCGCCTGAAGATACGCATTTTCAGGACATCCTATCGAAAGTGCGGGCACCGGTTACTTATTTGACTGCCGGCAGATTAAACGCAACTGATTTCTGGATGGCGATCCAGGAGACCTCGCAGGTGATTCCGGATTTATTCCAAACTCTCAGAGTCGCAAGGGGTGAGGAAGTGCGTTATGTCCATCAAGCGATCCTGCTTGCACGCGAAATCCGGTCTAAGAAGATTGAGCACATTCATTGTCACTTTGCATCAGCGGCAACGAGTGTTGGACGATTAGCAGCCCACTTTTCCAGTGTGCCTTATACGTTTACGGCCCATGCGAAAGACATCTTCCATCAGGATGTTCAGCGGCGTGATCTGGAAACAAAATTTCAGGACGCGGATGCTGTTATAACGGTGTCCCAATTCAACGTTCAATATCTGAATGAACTATTAGGACACCAATCGAATCTGCATCGTATTTACAATGGACTGGACTTAAGCAGGTTTCCGTATTCCTCTCCAGCGTGCCGAGCTTCTGAAATCATAGCTGTTGGACGACTTGTGGAGAAGAAAGGATTCGATACTTTAGTAGAAGCATGCTCATTTCTAAAAGATCGCGGCACGGAATTCCAGTGCAAGATCATAGGCGCGGGAGAGTTGGAGCAGGCTCTTGCTTCACAGATTCGAACACTGGGATTAGAGAAACGGATTGAACTGACCGGCCCTCTTCCCCAAAACCAAGTGATCCAGTTGATTCAGGAAGCTTCCGTTCTTGTGGCTCCTTGTAAGAACGGTTCAGATGGGAACAGAGATGGTTTGCCCACCGTTTTGTTGGAATCAATGGCATTAGGAACGCCTGTTGTATCCACTGAAGTGTCCGGAATTCCCGAGATTCTGACGGATAGCGCGACCGGTCTTCGAGTGCCACAGCGCGATGCCGGCAAACTTGCTGCGGCTATCTTAAAGTTGCTTCGCGATCCCGGTCTTCGCATGCGTTTGGCTTTGGCAGCGAGAGAACGAATTGAACGGGATTTCGATATTAGCAAGAACGCTGCTGAGCTTCGCAAGTTCTTTGATGGGCATCGAAACAATAGCGCTGTTAAAGCTGATCCAATCACTTTCGATAACCTGCGGAACTTGGTGTATTTCTGA